The following proteins are co-located in the Gossypium hirsutum isolate 1008001.06 chromosome A02, Gossypium_hirsutum_v2.1, whole genome shotgun sequence genome:
- the LOC107951925 gene encoding nuclear pore complex protein NUP35, which translates to MSTVVHRTPKSGRQSLFYQDLASPISARRGKFSSPGQAAAVSALWQENFGGSDLPPPPMYTLEDRSDFSPESGILDYPMSPEIKSDPKSPVQSSGRDFSTPAKSKSGASTSFAILNGQQNQQSSASLSWWSPAKNSSNEQDDKGKGSPVEGVVQPGALITLPPPREVARPEIQRNSVPAGNLDEEEWVTVYGFSPADTNLVLREFEKCGVILKHVPGPRDANWMHILYLNRSDAQRALSKNGMQINGALIIGVKPVDPMQREALNERMNNQGFMTLPPPSSRTSELSNFRPSRPYYLQNGNTNARQSGSAAIANPTKSLGTKIMEYMFGY; encoded by the exons TTTTACCAAGATTTGGCCTCACCGATCTCTGCCCGGAGAGGGAAATTCTCTAGTCCTGGTCAAGCGGCTGCTGTCTCAGCTTTATGGCAGGAGAATTTTGGAGGTTCAGATCTTCCACCTCCTCCAATGTACACCTTGGAGGACCGTTCAGATTTTTCTCCTGAATCTGGTATACTGGATTATCCTATGTCTCCCGAAATCAAGTCAGACCCAAAAAGCCCGGTTCAAAGTTCTGGACGTGACTTCTCAACTCCAGCAAAGAGCAAGTCAGGGGCTAGCACTTCATTTGCTATACTTAATGGGCAGCAGAATCAGCAGAGCTCAGCAAGTTTGAGTTGGTGGTCACCCGCAAAGAATAGTAGTAATGAGCAGGATGACAAGGGAAAGGGTTCTCCCGTTGAGGGTGTTGTTCAACCTGGTGCTCTAATCACACTTCCGCCTCCAAGGGAAGTTGCTAGGCCTGAGATACAAAGAAATTCTGTACCTGCAGGCAATCTGGACGAGGAAGAATGGGTTACAGTTTATGG ATTTTCTCCTGCTGATACAAATTTAGTTTTGCGAGAGTTTGAAAAGTGTGGTGTGATATTGAAGCATGTTCCTGGTCCAAGGGATGCTAACTGGATGCACATTCTCTATCTG AACCGATCTGATGCTCAGAGAGCTCTCAGCAAGAATGGAATGCAAATTAATGGAGCACTAATAATCGGTGTGAAGCCAGTAGATCCAATGCAACGCGAGGCTCtaaatgaaagaatgaataaTCAGGGTTTCATGACTTTGCCCCCACCATCAAGTAGAACATCAGAGCTGAGCAATTTTCGACCATCTCGCCCATACTATCTTCAAAATGGCAATACCAATGCACGACAGTCAGGAAGCGCTGCTATTGCAAACCCTACAAAATCACTAGGGACCAAAATCATGGAATACATGTTTggatattag